ATGCCGAACTCTCCGCCTTCGATGCCTGTTCTTGTAAATGCGAAACCAAATACAAAACTTGCCACACCACTTGCGATAACCCAGCTCCACCAAGGCGATCCGTATTGAAGCGAATCACTTAGGGCATGTCCGATAAAGGCGATCAGTCCGCCTGCGATCGGTCCGAACAGCACAGCAAAGAAAGCGCTCAAGCCATAAGCGGATTGAAAGCTAGTTTCTGGAATCGGAGACGGAATCTTAATATACATAAATAATAGCGTAAATATCGCAGCACCAAGACCTGTTGCTACAATTGTTCTTGTTGTAACTTTAAAGTACTTATTCATCTTTTCCTCCTGTAATTGACAATGAAACATTCCCCTGCATGACATATATGAACACTACTGAATTATATCATAAGTATAGGACCCTTAATAGTTTTGAACCGAAAACCCGTTCGGAACCTTACTTAATTTACCCTACTAAGCTAATCCGACAGCTTTTTGAACTCGATGGTCCAGTGTATGCCGGTTCCTACGCTATAGGCTCTGGCGAAATTGCCCTGATTGATGGCGACGGCGGTCCTATAGAGCGAGTTCATATAAATGATCTGTTCGCCCACGTACACATCGTCAAAGGACTTTCCGTAGATGATCCTGTTGTTGTAAACGACTGTGGGACCGTTCTTTATCAAGACTTCGACCCTGTCCCCATGTTTAAACCCTAAGCTTAGGAAGTCCTCACTTGGGATATTGGTCCAGAGGCTTCCAAAACGCACGTCTAGAATGTCAATGCATCCCAAAATGCTGTTTTCACTCCTTACAACCTCGCCGATATTGAGTTCAACGATCTTTTCCACAGACAGTTCCTCGCCGACCTCTTCAAAAGATATCTCACTCGCCGCAAGCTTGGCACCCGTATAGGCGTAGACATCCCTTCCATGGAAGGTATGCGAGTTTTCCGAGTTACGTCTCCTATGCACATTCTCTTCAATCTCACGTACGGCGACAATCCCCACGTATTTGTTAAGGTGCGTCAAAGTGCCATTGTCGGGCGTGACGATATACTGCCCCGTACTTGTTTTAGCGACAACACTTTTTCTTGATGATCCCACACCGGGGTCCACCACTGACACGAACACAGTTCCTTTCGGCCAATACTCGGCGGTCTGGTATAACCTGTAGGAAGCCTCCCACACATTGTAGGGCGTGATGTCATGTGTCAGATTCTGCACGTTAAGACTCTTGTCCACTTCAAAGGCGACACCTAGCATCGCCGCTACCGCACCATCGACAAGACCGAAATCACTTTGAAAAACTAAAACGCTACTCATGGTTTCCCTCCTAATACAATCCATTTGTCAATCTCCTTAAAACCTAGACTCTTAAATAAGCTCTCAGGTCCTATACCGTTATAAAACAAGCAAGCGGTTTTCCCCTGACTGATCAGGTCTGAACAAAGTCTTGAGATCACTTGCCTTGCAAGCCCGCGCCTCCTATAGCCGGGAAGCGTCATCACACCACCGATCATGGCTGAAACGCCAGTCTGGGCAGCGGTGTTCCCGTGGCATACGATACGGTCGTTTTCGGTGATGAACACATGTGTCCCCTCACCGCTTTTAATCCTGTTCTCTATTTGCTTGCACCGCTCGCTCACACTGGATGAATAAAGCTGCTTAAACTCCTCAATGTGACCGTAGGCGGTGGCGATGGCAAGTGCGTCCGCCTCGCTTGCTGTCTTTACCGCCCCCTTGTCCTCTGACAGCGACTCAGTACTTGTCAGCTGGGCAAAATTCATCGCCTTATAGTCAAACCTTTCCCTCACTAGCGGATAGATCTGATCGATGACCGCTGCTTTTCCGCTGATAAGCCCTACCTCATAGGTTTCCAAAAGGGCAAGAATAGGCTCGCACTGGAGCACTGTTTTGGTGTATAAAATAAAATTATCGTGATACCTAAGCACCACCCCGCTCAACCCTTGTCCACCAGTCTGAATCCAGACCTCTTGAAAGTCGTTGTCAAATCCGAACCTTTCTATGTCCCCAATGATGAAGATGTTGATGCTCGGTTCTTCTGTCAAATACTCCAATAGGCTTTCCCGATGGTCTTCCGTCGCTTTCAATAGCACATTAACACTTCCTTTTCATCCTTATATCCAGATGCTTATCTCGTATTTCTCAGGAATAAAGTAAAACTTACACCTGCAAATAGGATCTCCTTCATCCGTATAGAGCAGCTCCTCCAGTAATATGATCGGTTCCTTCTCCTTCACCTTCAAAAACTTTGTGATATGGTCCTCAGCCACAACCAGCTTGATAGCCATACTCGCACGGCTCGCCATTTTGAAGATCGTCTGGTTGATCAGATCAGAAACCGAATCCTTATCGTTCAGATCTATTTTCAAATGGTCGAAGCGCTTTAGCGGAATCTGAATGAACGCATGTCCGAAAACTTCGTCTTTCACTGAATAGACCGCATTGCTCGCAAGAATGATCTCGTGGTTTTCAATCCCCAGCTGCTGACTTGCGATATCCGTCGGTGGCGCAAAATTATAATTGATCTCGATTTGGTCGATTTCACTGACCGCATATTCGATCATCGGATTAAAAAGTTCCTTCTGCAGCGGATCAAACTGTTTTTTTGTCTTACTCACGATCGAGCCTTTTCCCTGATGTTTACGAATGAGTCCGTCTTCTGTCAAAATCGTCAGCGCCTGTCTCAAGGTATGCCTGCTCACATCGAACTCTTTTGTCAGAACCGCCTCACTGGGCAGTTGCATGCCGTCCTTGTAATCACCGCTCATGATTTTCGTATATAGAGCGTTATAAACAGGCACATATAAAGGTATCTTCTCGGAATCATTCGCCTTAATCGTCTTTGAACTCAATTTGTCGCCCCCTTGTCTAAGCTTGTCCTACATATAACTAACTTGTTCAACAAGTTATATCCAATTATATCATAGCCTGACCATCCGTCAATCGAATACTGAAAATTCACACAACTCAAAACGAACGGAATAAGACCTGCTTTTTATGGGTAAAACCTAATTATCCCTAGCAACTGTGATATAATAGCGTGACTGACAAGTACGAAAACGGAGGAACCGAATGAAAGTGATAAAATTTGCAATCAACGAAGCGTATTATACAAGGTTTCAGGACATTTGTTTTGATGAGGATATCACCATTAAAAAGAAGTTGAACGTACTGCTCGCCAAGGATACCGATCCTTCTGACTTTACAGACTACTTTCCTGCGACAAGTGAAGCGGAGTTTAAAAAAGTCACGCTAAAGCTCAATGACGAGCTCTACAAAAGCATCATGAAAAACTGCGGCAGGTACGATTTAAGAAGCTCAAGATATGTTCCCTACCTGATCTATAAGTTCCTATACGAAAAAGACAACGGACTGGCATAAAAAAACGTATCCAAAAATTTTGGATACGTTTTTTATGTATATCGCTTCAAGCCCTTACCTCAGGGTCTCTTTAAAAACTCGTTTTGCATTAGGATCCAATCCGAAAGCTCTTTCAAGTTTTTGGGTAACACTTCAAAAACCACAAACTCGGGATCGATCAGACCTAGAATCTCTTGAGCGATCTCATCGTGAAAGGGTAGATGCGTATCAAGTTTTGAGATTTCATGTATAATCTGTTTGAACCGCTCATTGACATCCACATCAAGGATAGGGCTCACCTCATGAACCTGAAGTCTTGAAAGTCCGTCACCGGGAAAAGAACCATTCAGATGAACACCCCGAATCAGCTGCTTCAATGCGCCAAGCTCATCAAGGACCTTTTTCACCGCTTCGAGAGATGAACGTGCATCCACGACATCTCCTTGTGCGATGGACAGGTGTGAGACATCGAGTAGGAGCCCCTTGTTTTTATAACGGACTCCACTGAACAACCGTTCGATCAGCTCTTTCTTATCAAGGCGCAGTCCCGGCCACCATAGGTTTTCAAACAGGAGCGGTATGTCCACATCCACATCGAACGCCTCGTTCACAAGCTCGATCGTGGCATCGATGATCTCCTCATCCGTATAGGCATAATCACCGGTAAAGACCTCATGCATTCCGATATGGCTCACATGAAACACCATATATTGCGCCTCAAGCTCTACAGCCTTCTTCAGTTCAAACCGGTAGCGGTCCACTAAGGACTCCCTTCCATGACCTCCGTAGAGCCTCTTGGCAGCCTCAAGGTCACCCAAATTACGGATGAGCGCTTGCGTATCCCCAGTCCATAAGTCCATCCAGTAGGGCCAGTACCTAAGGTGCAATCCCTTTACCAGTTCCTTTGGAACACCGATTTCATCCTCAAATAGAATCAGTTCGATGCCATCCAGCTGATGTTCCTTTAAAAATGCCGACAAGCCGCCACTGAAATCACTGAACCAATCCAATCGGCTTTTAAAATTGGACAGATTGATCAGATACATGATGAACCTCTATTTCTCGTCATTAAACTTCAACGCTTCCATCTCAAGTGTGTAGATGTCGTCCACGCGCTCAAGCATCAGCGTGTGCGCATCAATTAGTGCCTGATTGTAGATCATAGGACCTACTTCCTTCAAAATGAAATCCAGCAAGACTTCACCACCTACCCTACCTAGTTCTTCCTCGCGTTCTCGTTCAAAGAAGGTCTGCAGGTCGTAGAGTATCTGGTCCTTTATCGCTTCTGTCAATTTAATTTTTTCCATGGTATCCCTCTTTGTCTTAAATAAATTTTCGAAACTACATCCGTTCTGTAAGGCAGCCCAAAGACTGACGACAGTCTAATTTGTGATTCTAGCCTGTTTGAACTATACAAACACTTCTATCAGGCTGTTAAGGCCGAAGCTTGCCATCCAGATTCCCGAAAACAGAACAAAATTCTTAACCGACACGATAAAGGTCGTCGCCTTGTTCTGTTCCTTGAAAAAGCTTTTTAAATTCTGTACGATCGGTATGGCCGACACGACCACCAGTAGGTTGATCACAGGCAGCAGATTGAAGAGCACTCCAGCAATCACCACGGCAAAAGATCCAAGATAAAGCAGCGCGAACAACTTGAGTGACAACTCCCTACCTATGAAATATGGAAGTGTGAATCTCTTATTGTGAATGTCATCTTCAACATCACAGATGTTGTTTGCAAGCATGATCCCAGCAATCATAAAAATCAGCGGCAAAGCCGTAAATCCGATAATCGAAAGCTCGACCAGGTTCACCTGCAGATTGTAGTATGCTCCTCTCATATAAGCGATTACCAGTCCGTTCTGATAGATCTGCATATAGATCGCAACAAAATAAATAAGACCACCCATCACAAGACCGGAGAACAGCTCTCCTAAGGGTGTGCGCGAGATGGGTAGTGGACCATAAGAATACAAGATTCCTACGAAAAATCCGATCGCGCCAACCAACAAAATGACCCAGTCAGTCAATAAGAACAGGGCAAATCCGGTGGCAACACCAATCAGGAGCATCATGACGATAGCGGCGACAGCCGTATTCTCATGTATTCCGTCCTTAACCATGGCGTTATGCTCTTCGTAATTGTACCCCTCACGTTTGATGGCTTTTCGATAATCGACAAGATTGTTGAGTGCTGTCGTAGACATATCGACGCACAGCATGCTGATCAAAAACAAAAGAATAAGTCCAGGCTTAAACACCTGATACCTGTAACTACAAAATAGGATTCCCAGTAGAAGTGGAATCACGCTTGCCACTTTCGTCTGGATCTCCACTAGCTTTAAAAATGATTTTAACTTCAAAATATCCACCTACTTTACAATGGCTTATTTAAAATGATGTGGTACAGATTCTGAGGCCTTCCCACACCGCCATACGATAGTTCCATCTTTACAAAATGTCCTCTTTCAAGCTCTTCTAGATATCGCCGTGCGGTGATCCTCGAAATTCCAAGCTCCTTTGAGATGATGGAAGCCGTGAATCCCTCATTGGGATGTTCTTTTAAAAATCGGTAGATTAGGTCCTGAGTCATGTTCACAGGTTCTTCCACCACGACTTCACATGCGATATTCATGATTTTGTTGATGTCTTCCTGAGCTAGCTCTTCACCCTTAAGCATGCTTTGTCTCATGCTCTTGAACCTAGTCAGGGCTTCGGAGAAGCGTTCGTACTTAAATGGTTTCACCAAATAGTCGAATACCCCGAAACGCCTTGTGAAATCGACGGCGTTCGATCTTTTATCGGCAGTGATCATGATGACGTCTGTATCCATCTCCTTGTGCCTGATCCATCTCAAAAGATCGATTCCCAGACCGTCAGGCAGATACACATCCAGTAGCACAAGATCCACAGCTTCGGTATTGAGCACAGCCTTGGCCTCTTCTATCGAACGAACCGACTGCAAACATTCATAACCGTCTATCTTACTTAAAAATTCTTCATTTATCCTTTGGACCATCGGGTCATCTTCAACAATGATCACCTTAATCAAATGGGATGACAACATGCCAGAATACCCCCTCGTCGTTTTGCCACTCTATCGTTCCGCCAATCGAACTCACAATGCTCTTCACCAGATAAAGGCCGATTCCCTGACCGTCTTTTTTAGTGGTGTACCCTTTGTTAAAAATGGCATCACCAGTCAATTCGTCAATTTCAGGTCCCGTATTGTAGATTTCTATTTCAAGCACATCGGAAAGGTCATTGATGAAAAATGAAATCTTTCTTTCGGCAACATCCGATTCGATAATGCTGTCAAAACTGTTGTCCAACAGGTTTCCGACAATCGAGCAAAGTTCCTCGGAGTTCAGCTTATCCGGCAGCTCCACCAAATGGCTCTCGTCAGTGATCTCAAGCTGCACCCGTTTTTCACTGAATTGATTGTACTTGCTCAGTAACAGGCCCGCAAGCTTATGGTCCCTGATGTGTTCTGTAAGCAGGTGATCCAGTTGTGAGCTCCCCTGGGAGATCTGGTCCACAAAATCTATGGCCTCATCCAAGTGACCCAGCTGCAGTAATCCTGAGACCGTATGCAGTTTATTCATAAACTCATGGTTCTGAGCCCTAAGCGTATCCACTAATGTCCTATAATCTGTTATTTCTTCGGCAAAGGCCCTTGCCTGAATCAAATCCTCGATACTAGCGACCACGCCTGTCACTTCATGCTTCGAATCATGCATAAGGCAAACATTGATCACGACCGTATTCGCGCCGTGTATCGCAAATGTCTCATTCTCACATCCGGTTCTCTTTTCAAGCGCCTGCATCAGGCGGCTGGAGAGGCCTGAGGCATAAGCCGACAGTTCCTGATTGTCAGCATCGGTTGGCAGTCCTAATAGCGTTCTTGCCTTGTCGTTCGAAAGCAGCAACTTTCCTTTGGTATCGACTGCGATGATGCCCTTATCCATACTTTGAAAAATTAGATCTCTTTCTGAAAGCAAAAGCCCTATCTCCTTAGGCTCGAGTCCGAAAATTGATTTTTTAATGTTCATCGACAAAAAATAAGCGATGATGATCCCGATACACACCGAAACCACGAGGGCCAGTTCAAGTGATCGCTGATGAATCTCGCTCTCCACCTTCACCTGATCGGTAAGAAGCCCCACAAGTACCGCTCCAAGCTGTTTTCCATCATGGTTTATCGGAACAAACGCCCTAATCGCAGATATCAGCTTATTGCTGTCGGCGAGCAGATAGGCTTCGCCATGATCGAGCACCCTGGATTCTCCGCCGTTCTTATAGGGTTTTCCCAGACCGCTTTCATATGGATAAGAGTATTGCTTGCCCGTCATGTCCATGACGATGATGTATTGGTATCTCGTACCCTTTCTTATCGGTTCTACGATGCTCTGAATCTGCTCAGGAGTGGCGCCATTTTCCAGCCCATGCTGAATATCGCCCATCGAAGCGAAGGTCGTAGCCATGTCCATCGCAGAAAACTCCATTTGTGCCTTTAGCGTCGCATTGAACTGACTATAGACAACAATTGCAAGCACTGCGACCACAAACGCGATCATCGCGGAGACACTCATCAAAATCTTATAATGTAACTTCATACCATCACCTACTGTCTCGCACTGGTCAGCGCTTTTTCAACCGCATCGAGCAGACTCAGACTTGTATATGTAGCACCACTGATCACATCCACCTCTGTGCTGTTCTTCTTGATGATTCTTGGTGGCAATTCCTTAAAGACTATTTTTGATAGTATTTCAGGTTCCTCGTGGCTCACTATCTCAATATCCATAATCTGATAGTCGTCCACCACGACGCTAACCGTGACCTTAGAATAATACCCCTCCGATTGGCCGAGATAAGTACCTGCCAAATAGAGGGGTTCACCTTTGTCACAGCCGCTGAACATTAACAAAAGAACAAGTATTATGGAAAACAAATTAAACTTTTTCATACGAGATCACCTTAGTAGATACGTTCCAGCAGTTTGGGGACAAGTTTTAGCAGAATCGTTCTTCCTTCGTTATCAGGAAGCGACTCGATCAAACTCACTGCACGTCTATGATACTTAAGCGCAAGGGATTTTGTCTTATCAATAGCACCTGCCTTACGTATCAGGTCAAGCACATGTTCCACCTGATGTGATTCAAGTCCTTGTGACAGTAAGTCCCTTATCTCATCGCGGTAGACGGACTCATCCTTAAGTGCGAAGATAACCGGCATGTTGTAATACCCGTTAAGCAGGTCCATCCTAAGGTCCTTGCCGACTTCGTTTTCACTACCCGAATAATCGAGCAGATCATCGATCATCTGAAACGCCATTCCAAGCTCATAGCCCGCATGAGCCAGTTTCTTGATCACATCTTCACTAGCCTTTGTCATGTATCCGCCTGCACTCAGACCGATAGCGAACAGGGCTGCCGTCTTACCCGAAACGATCCGGATGTAATCCATTGGAGTAACCTCAAGATTATAACGGTTTGTGTGCTGTCTGATTTCACCTAGGCATATTTTGCTGACCACACGGGCAAGCCGTACAGCAAGTTCCTTAGGAACTTGAAGTTCAGTCAACAGCAAAAAACATCGACTCAGCAGATAATCCCCCATATAGATCGCATACTCCTTGGAATATTTCGACTGAATGGATGCCTGACCCCTTCTAAGCGTCGCCTCATCGATCACATCATCATGAAGCAGCGTCGCGATGTGGAGTGTCTCAATCGCAGTAGCGAGCTTAATCAGCTCGTTCTCTTTTTTCTTATAACTCTTGCCAAATCGACTACCTATCAACAAGAAAGCAGGGCGCAACATTTTGCCCCCGCTCATCATCAAATAATCCAAAGACTCGTTCAAATAGGCATTGCCCGACTTCAAATCATTTTGCATCTTGTTTTTTACAATATTCAATTGGCTTTCAAGTTTTTCATCCTCAAACCAGTTAGCCATAAAACCAACCTTTCATCAATCAGTATATAAATACCATTTTTTAACAAAGTTGAGCTTCTTCCAATGCTTCTTAAGAAACGGCAATACATAGTAATCCATACCGAATGTCGATCCGCTACCGCCGATCATTGCGACACCTGCAAAGATATACCAAAGCATTTCAGGAGGAGCCATTCCAGACGCCCAAATCATCATACCCATGATGATCGATGCTATCGCAGCAGGAGCCGAGAAAAGTCCGCCAAGTAGGCATAGACCCACAGCAAGCTCTGCAAAGACCATACCGGTCTGGAAGATAGTCGCCATAAAGGTAAACGCGCCGTCTGCCGTATAGAAGACAAGGTCCATCGACCAATCGACGATGTTCGAAATGAACTCAGGAACAGGAAGTGCCTGACCCCATTCGGCAGCGGCACCCGCAGCCTCAGTCGCTTCCTCAGACGCCGCAGCGACAGGAAGTTTTGAAACAAGAAGGAAAATATCATTCGGATCCTTCAGAACCCTATCGATCTTATGCCATCCTTCTAGGAACCACATCACCCCTAAAAACATTCTAAGAGGCACAAGCCAGAAGTTTGGAGAACGCTTGGCAAAATAGCCGCCAAAGAAACTTCTTCGGTCTTCCACATGGAAGAACTCATGCATCCAGTAGGTCCAAAGTTTATTGAATCCAGCGATCTGCAAGAAGTAGATGAAGTTGATCAAATGCTTGGTAAGCATCGCGAAAAATCCTGATAAGACAAACTGACGCTTGTTGTTGCCTACCTGAGCGACACCATATTTACCACCGATACAGACCATTGCTCCGTGGAACTCGGGTTTGTACGCATGAAGTTTTTTTCCACTAAGTGTGGCGACCACGTTTTTAGCGACAGTCGTAGCTGAATGCTCGGCATTTTCAACCATTTGCGGAACAGGTCTTTCTTCACCTTCAGGAATATAGAAGATGTTGTCCCCGACGACAAACACGTTGTCATAACCTTTTGCTCTTAAGTACATATCTGTCTGCACGCGGTTACGCGCCAGTTTTTCTATCTTTTCTCCGTCGATGGCGGCCATGATGTCAGAACCTTCGACACCTGCAGCCCAGATGACCGTATAGGTTTCAATCTTACCAGCTCCGCCGATCTCGATAAAGTCTTCTTGTACATTGTTTATCGGAGAGTTAAGAAGCACTTCCACCTTCATTTTTTGAAGGCGTTTCATGGTCTTCCTGATCAGTCTATCATCGAAGTTCGGAAGCACTTTAGGTAGCATGTCCGCTACAATCATTCTAACTTCTTCTTCTGGTATATTAAAGGTTTTGCACAGTTTATCCCGCCATTCGGCAAGCTCACCGATCATCTCGATACCTGTAAAGCCGCAACCGATGACAACAAAGGTCAACAAGTGTCTGCGTTTTTCAGGATCAAGCTCATAAGACGCCTTACCGAACACTTCTAGGATATGGTGTTTGATTTTAACCGCATCCTCATACGACCAAAGTGAGAACGAATGTTCTGCGGCACCAGTAGTACCATAGTAGGTCGGCTTTGAACCTGTACCTAAAACCAAATAATCATAATCGTAGCAAGTGACAATTCCTTCAAGCACCTTGTTGTCAAAGTCGATATTGTGAATATCATCAAGCACCACTTTAACCGCCCGACCTGCGAACACCTTGTCGTAATTGATTCTGATGGCATCTACAGGTACACGGCCTGCCGCAACCTCATGAAGCTCTGTCAGCATGGTATGATAGGGTTTTCTATCAATCAGTGTGATCTTGACCTCTTTATGCTTGTGATACTTTCTAGCGAGCTTCTTCGCGGTCAAAATTCCGCCGTAGCCCCCGCCGAGAACAACTATGTGCGTCTCTTTATTCATCATACTCTCCTCCCATTATTTTACCATAACATTAAACGTATTATCCTTTAATTCAAAAGTCTCTTGAAGCTCTTTTGATAAAAACACTGTTTTGTCTTTCATCACATACACAAGGCTTATATCGCCAAGCTCACGTGCGAGTTCAAATCCCTTGTCGACCCCAATCGAGAAGAATACGGTCGACAAGGCGTCCGCCTTGATTCCATCAGGTGTCACAACGCTTACAGACGC
The window above is part of the Fusibacter sp. A1 genome. Proteins encoded here:
- a CDS encoding GntR family transcriptional regulator; this translates as MSSKTIKANDSEKIPLYVPVYNALYTKIMSGDYKDGMQLPSEAVLTKEFDVSRHTLRQALTILTEDGLIRKHQGKGSIVSKTKKQFDPLQKELFNPMIEYAVSEIDQIEINYNFAPPTDIASQQLGIENHEIILASNAVYSVKDEVFGHAFIQIPLKRFDHLKIDLNDKDSVSDLINQTIFKMASRASMAIKLVVAEDHITKFLKVKEKEPIILLEELLYTDEGDPICRCKFYFIPEKYEISIWI
- a CDS encoding response regulator; translated protein: MLSSHLIKVIIVEDDPMVQRINEEFLSKIDGYECLQSVRSIEEAKAVLNTEAVDLVLLDVYLPDGLGIDLLRWIRHKEMDTDVIMITADKRSNAVDFTRRFGVFDYLVKPFKYERFSEALTRFKSMRQSMLKGEELAQEDINKIMNIACEVVVEEPVNMTQDLIYRFLKEHPNEGFTASIISKELGISRITARRYLEELERGHFVKMELSYGGVGRPQNLYHIILNKPL
- a CDS encoding NAD(P)/FAD-dependent oxidoreductase gives rise to the protein MMNKETHIVVLGGGYGGILTAKKLARKYHKHKEVKITLIDRKPYHTMLTELHEVAAGRVPVDAIRINYDKVFAGRAVKVVLDDIHNIDFDNKVLEGIVTCYDYDYLVLGTGSKPTYYGTTGAAEHSFSLWSYEDAVKIKHHILEVFGKASYELDPEKRRHLLTFVVIGCGFTGIEMIGELAEWRDKLCKTFNIPEEEVRMIVADMLPKVLPNFDDRLIRKTMKRLQKMKVEVLLNSPINNVQEDFIEIGGAGKIETYTVIWAAGVEGSDIMAAIDGEKIEKLARNRVQTDMYLRAKGYDNVFVVGDNIFYIPEGEERPVPQMVENAEHSATTVAKNVVATLSGKKLHAYKPEFHGAMVCIGGKYGVAQVGNNKRQFVLSGFFAMLTKHLINFIYFLQIAGFNKLWTYWMHEFFHVEDRRSFFGGYFAKRSPNFWLVPLRMFLGVMWFLEGWHKIDRVLKDPNDIFLLVSKLPVAAASEEATEAAGAAAEWGQALPVPEFISNIVDWSMDLVFYTADGAFTFMATIFQTGMVFAELAVGLCLLGGLFSAPAAIASIIMGMMIWASGMAPPEMLWYIFAGVAMIGGSGSTFGMDYYVLPFLKKHWKKLNFVKKWYLYTD
- a CDS encoding sensor histidine kinase, whose product is MKLHYKILMSVSAMIAFVVAVLAIVVYSQFNATLKAQMEFSAMDMATTFASMGDIQHGLENGATPEQIQSIVEPIRKGTRYQYIIVMDMTGKQYSYPYESGLGKPYKNGGESRVLDHGEAYLLADSNKLISAIRAFVPINHDGKQLGAVLVGLLTDQVKVESEIHQRSLELALVVSVCIGIIIAYFLSMNIKKSIFGLEPKEIGLLLSERDLIFQSMDKGIIAVDTKGKLLLSNDKARTLLGLPTDADNQELSAYASGLSSRLMQALEKRTGCENETFAIHGANTVVINVCLMHDSKHEVTGVVASIEDLIQARAFAEEITDYRTLVDTLRAQNHEFMNKLHTVSGLLQLGHLDEAIDFVDQISQGSSQLDHLLTEHIRDHKLAGLLLSKYNQFSEKRVQLEITDESHLVELPDKLNSEELCSIVGNLLDNSFDSIIESDVAERKISFFINDLSDVLEIEIYNTGPEIDELTGDAIFNKGYTTKKDGQGIGLYLVKSIVSSIGGTIEWQNDEGVFWHVVIPFD
- a CDS encoding S-adenosyl-l-methionine hydroxide adenosyltransferase family protein, which translates into the protein MSSVLVFQSDFGLVDGAVAAMLGVAFEVDKSLNVQNLTHDITPYNVWEASYRLYQTAEYWPKGTVFVSVVDPGVGSSRKSVVAKTSTGQYIVTPDNGTLTHLNKYVGIVAVREIEENVHRRRNSENSHTFHGRDVYAYTGAKLAASEISFEEVGEELSVEKIVELNIGEVVRSENSILGCIDILDVRFGSLWTNIPSEDFLSLGFKHGDRVEVLIKNGPTVVYNNRIIYGKSFDDVYVGEQIIYMNSLYRTAVAINQGNFARAYSVGTGIHWTIEFKKLSD
- a CDS encoding ECF-type riboflavin transporter substrate-binding protein produces the protein MNKYFKVTTRTIVATGLGAAIFTLLFMYIKIPSPIPETSFQSAYGLSAFFAVLFGPIAGGLIAFIGHALSDSLQYGSPWWSWVIASGVASFVFGFAFTRTGIEGGEFGMKDIMTFNIIQVIGNAIAWVIVAPVLDIAIYSEPANLVFTQGVVAAIMNSVSAGVFGTLLLIAYSKTRTKKGSLSRD
- a CDS encoding 1,4-dihydroxy-2-naphthoate polyprenyltransferase translates to MKLKSFLKLVEIQTKVASVIPLLLGILFCSYRYQVFKPGLILLFLISMLCVDMSTTALNNLVDYRKAIKREGYNYEEHNAMVKDGIHENTAVAAIVMMLLIGVATGFALFLLTDWVILLVGAIGFFVGILYSYGPLPISRTPLGELFSGLVMGGLIYFVAIYMQIYQNGLVIAYMRGAYYNLQVNLVELSIIGFTALPLIFMIAGIMLANNICDVEDDIHNKRFTLPYFIGRELSLKLFALLYLGSFAVVIAGVLFNLLPVINLLVVVSAIPIVQNLKSFFKEQNKATTFIVSVKNFVLFSGIWMASFGLNSLIEVFV
- a CDS encoding FMN-binding protein: MKKFNLFSIILVLLLMFSGCDKGEPLYLAGTYLGQSEGYYSKVTVSVVVDDYQIMDIEIVSHEEPEILSKIVFKELPPRIIKKNSTEVDVISGATYTSLSLLDAVEKALTSARQ
- a CDS encoding DUF2164 family protein, whose protein sequence is MEKIKLTEAIKDQILYDLQTFFEREREEELGRVGGEVLLDFILKEVGPMIYNQALIDAHTLMLERVDDIYTLEMEALKFNDEK
- a CDS encoding TIM barrel protein; amino-acid sequence: MYLINLSNFKSRLDWFSDFSGGLSAFLKEHQLDGIELILFEDEIGVPKELVKGLHLRYWPYWMDLWTGDTQALIRNLGDLEAAKRLYGGHGRESLVDRYRFELKKAVELEAQYMVFHVSHIGMHEVFTGDYAYTDEEIIDATIELVNEAFDVDVDIPLLFENLWWPGLRLDKKELIERLFSGVRYKNKGLLLDVSHLSIAQGDVVDARSSLEAVKKVLDELGALKQLIRGVHLNGSFPGDGLSRLQVHEVSPILDVDVNERFKQIIHEISKLDTHLPFHDEIAQEILGLIDPEFVVFEVLPKNLKELSDWILMQNEFLKRP
- a CDS encoding GNAT family N-acetyltransferase, with translation MLLKATEDHRESLLEYLTEEPSINIFIIGDIERFGFDNDFQEVWIQTGGQGLSGVVLRYHDNFILYTKTVLQCEPILALLETYEVGLISGKAAVIDQIYPLVRERFDYKAMNFAQLTSTESLSEDKGAVKTASEADALAIATAYGHIEEFKQLYSSSVSERCKQIENRIKSGEGTHVFITENDRIVCHGNTAAQTGVSAMIGGVMTLPGYRRRGLARQVISRLCSDLISQGKTACLFYNGIGPESLFKSLGFKEIDKWIVLGGKP
- a CDS encoding polyprenyl synthetase family protein; the protein is MANWFEDEKLESQLNIVKNKMQNDLKSGNAYLNESLDYLMMSGGKMLRPAFLLIGSRFGKSYKKKENELIKLATAIETLHIATLLHDDVIDEATLRRGQASIQSKYSKEYAIYMGDYLLSRCFLLLTELQVPKELAVRLARVVSKICLGEIRQHTNRYNLEVTPMDYIRIVSGKTAALFAIGLSAGGYMTKASEDVIKKLAHAGYELGMAFQMIDDLLDYSGSENEVGKDLRMDLLNGYYNMPVIFALKDESVYRDEIRDLLSQGLESHQVEHVLDLIRKAGAIDKTKSLALKYHRRAVSLIESLPDNEGRTILLKLVPKLLERIY